In Polyodon spathula isolate WHYD16114869_AA chromosome 23, ASM1765450v1, whole genome shotgun sequence, the DNA window TTTGCTTAGCAGCAGCAAGACTAaattgtgctgtttttctttgcaaGTCCTCAGATGTTTGCCAGTAGCCAGTTTCATTAGTAATAACTTACCGCCCTGGCATGGCTCTTGCTTTAACACACTGGAAACACAATCAGCTGCTGTGGAGTAAACAACaagcagaaaacagaaagcaatgcCTGCTTTCAAATCAGCAGCTGCGTGCACAGtccaaaaactgaaaatatagTCCTGTTAAAAAAAAGCGGATTTCAGCAAAACAGTACGGTAGAAATTCTTTAAGTGAATATGctcctgcaaaacaaacaataagggCGTTTTTCAGCAAACTTTCATCATGCCCTCTTAGTCTCCTAGAGATGTTTCAGATTGCATATTTCTTTAATCCAATTTTTATACAGATATTTATTACAGGATTGTGAGGACCCTGTGTGTGTATTGGTTTAGCAATATCATAATAGTAAAAGAAACTTGGTAACAAATAGGTAACTTTCTTagtaaagtttaatgtttgtaaaatgattttactgtttctttttagATTTGGTACATACGCTACtactgagtgttttatagttaggaATGAGGTACCTCCAACATCACAAGATCACTCCATACAAGAAGACATATGTTTTACCACAGTATAGTATGCCTAGTAAACTTTGTTATATCAGCTAGTGCTGTGCAAATACATTGCGTTGTTTTTACATAAGTATAATTgtccagttttttgtttgtttggttttttttagaaTTATGAACTGTTGACCCTACTGTGTGGATAAACATACAGTGCAGCTGTTCTTTTTGGAGTGCCCATTAAAGGCAACATGCCAGTTCTGGTTTAAAAGCTGTGTCTTAGCATTGGTAAAAAACCATGTTAAAACAACCATGTTCCTGTGTAAACACATGTGTTTTACAGGCGTTTGATTACCACTCCTTGTTATCAGCATCCAGGCAGTAGTAAGATGTTAAGATCAGCTCAGCCGACATCCACGAACCTATGGCAGTGTTGCGAGTTAATTGCCTTGCAGCACAAATCTGAAAATCCTGCTAAAGATAATACCAGCAATGTCAATGCTGTGAACTGGTCTGTACAGGAAAGGATTCCAGCCTTCACTGGACATGTATTTCATTGCTGAAAACCTCTGCAGGGCTGGGTGAGAGGtaggtttgaaaacatttttccCTGTGAGTGTTAGCCTAGGATGCATTTGGTAAAACACAGATTAATATCTTGGAATAGCTATTGATTTGACTGCCCACAGCCTGCGGTGTCTGTACAATCAAGGCATTAGAGCGTTGCTCACTTCTCCGTCGGACGAACTACAGACaagtggtttgtgtttttgaaattaatACACACTAGTTGGACGCAAGCCAAAAGCTAGGAAGCACGCACGGGATAATATGCTTGATTCACACTTGCGTCTGCAGAGGCAGGGCAGAGAGGCTGGGTCAGGTCCTTTTAAAGGAGCAGTACTTCctaaagtttaaaaacagtttggaCATTTTTACCGTAGAAGTctgtgctggaaattggctcagtatcctttttttaatttgttttgttgagATGCACAGTAATATTCTAAGTTAATACAGTGTATGTAGGGTGTCTCATTAAGAGCCTAATGATTTTCATTGtaaagagacaccctacacaccctCAGTTACTGTCAGTTCCAAGGTTGTTCTCCTACTGTATGTTCTATGTACAATATCGGATGCAGTGGAGTTTTCACAAATCGTTCACGTGATTTCGAATTTTGTTTGTAACATCCTGCTGCTGTAAAGTGTAGCACGGCAATTTGACTTGCAGAATAGTGAAGTGGATTTAAATGTATTGGGGGGATGGGGGGGCGTGCTTGTGTTCTCATGGCTAAAATGTCCTTGATGTGTACGAACAAACAGGACTGTCAATAAGGTCTGCTTTTCTGATAAAACAGAGAAAGCTGAACTAAAGAACAGTGTGGtagaataattattttacagaaagaacTAAAACTTTGGTCACAAGGGAAGTGAAATGTCTGTCATTTAGTTTGAAAGGAGAAACTACAGTATCTGTAGATTTTATATCTTTTCATTCTGAATTAGAAACGATTCtcttttaaactacagtacagttttgTATAAGATTGCACTCTCCTTGGTATAAATAACATGTTGAAATGTAcccttgttatatatatatatatataatatatatagatatatatatatatatatatatataatatccccGCGCTGGATAACGCATACCATGTATCTCAAGCGCTTCGACAGACAGTATGTATCATGATCAAAGACACGAACCTATatatcacacaataataaaattaaaattttataatGGACAGTACATAGCAATATCTAGATaggacacaataaataaaataaataagaataacaaataaaatataaagttagcagataaaaatagataacagaAACTTTATATCTAGATTAGGTTAGAAAAAGCTGATCTATAAAAATGAgtctttaatctttttttaaaaatgctgacCTAAGCAGCATCTCTAACAGAGGAAGGCAAATAGTTCCACAGCGTgggaacattaaaacaaaacacacttccccCTCTTCTTTTCAGTTTTACCATTGGGAGGCACAAGTCCAGCATTAGCCAACCTTAAAGTGCACAGAGGTATATGCGGGGACAGCCTTTCTTAGATACTCAGGTGCTGAGCCATTTAGTGCTTCATATATTAATAGTAagcatttaaaatcaattctaaaatgtattgaacaccagtgcaaagaggccaacAATGGAGTTATATGagcctgttttatttgttctatTCAGAACCCTAGCcgctgcattttgaacaagctgtaaaCATGATAAGACAGTTCCTATCAGGTCAACCCAGCTTTTCAGACGATCAATAAAATAgcatgatccacagtatcaaatgcAACACTTGAGGTCTAAAAGAACTAGAATGGATATAGAGTTAGAGTCAGCACTCGTCAAtaattcactcaccactctgacAAGGGCAGTCTCTATACTATGAGCAGATTGAAACCGGTCTTTTTGGGacccttttttaaatctttcaaggACATTGCTGTTGTCCACATATATGTTAAGTTGTTTGACTACTTCCTTTTCAAGAACAGCAGCTAAGAAAGGCAAATTAGAAATGGGTCTAAAATTCTTAAAGTCAGAAGAttctaaattagatttttttaagtaaatgcttaaccaaagcagttttgaaggcagcaggaactATTCCTGTTGACAAAGCTCTATTTACTATAATAAGAAAGTAAATAtgcaatttttcaaaaacaattagTAGCCCTCCATCTATGTTCAGATTTACAACATTCCCTTTTCATTGTGTATAAGGCACTATTAACagaaagtgcagttttttttagaAGGAACAGTTCgggtttaaacattaaatatcaaACGCCCTTGTTAAAAGGTGGTTAAAGTTTTCAACTCATCAGTACGAAGAGAGTAGCTAGTGGTGAGTGGTGATAGTCGCATTATTTCGGATAACCTTGTTAGTGTTGAAGAATTTATTCTGCAAGTTTTAATAGTACGTGCCGCCCTCTTGGATAAAGGTAGTATAGCATCAAAAAGAATGCAAAAGTGATCAGACAGTAAGATCTACAGATAACAAATTTTGAATATCGAGGCCCTGAGAAATGACCAAATCCAAGGTATGTCCAGGATTGTGTGTAGGTCCTGTAACATGCTGAATATAATCAAGAGAATCTAAAAGCCTTAAAAATTCCACAGTCTTAGGGTCAGATTCAATGTcaacatgaatattaaaatctcctagcaaaataattttataatgttttgcagATAATGTAGAAAATCAGCAAATTCAGATATAAAATCAtggtaaataattacaataagaacAGGTAAATGACCATTTAAAAGTAAAGATTGAGATTCAAATGAAGAGCGCTCGTCAACACTTTCTTGTTTACAATTGTAATTAGTGCCAAAAATAGTGCCAAAAATAGTGCCaagtcctccccccccccccctgccaaaCAGGCGTGCTtgaataaaatgcaataatattaGGGAGCTTTCAGTCAAGAGGAATGTTTCCTCACCCGAGCCaggtttcagttaaaaaaaacaggcaatgGTACTGGTCTCCTACCACACCCTCCACCACCACTGCCCCTTAGATACCACCAGCTGCTTTGATAACCTTGCACACTCTgcaagtgctgtgctgtgagagGTGCCACTCGACATTCAGCTGTAGTCCTGTGTGTGCAAAGAAGAGCACTACTGGGGATAGGAGATGCAAACTCCCCACACCATGGTACTCTAGAAATTAAACGTTTTATACAGTTTGGAAAGGATCTGAATCCTAGGAAAAGATTACAGAGTTTTTCTGAAGCAAATGTTATTTATAGAAATCAATACCACAATACATCCTGAAAAACACAACACCCTANNNNNNNNNNNNNNNNNNNNNNNNNNNNNNNNNNNNNNNNNNNNNNNNNNNNNNNNNNNNNNNNNNNNNNNNNNNNNNNNNNNNNNNNNNNNNNNNNNNNNNNNNNNNNNNNNNNNNNNNNNNNNNNNNNNNNNNNNNNNNNNNNNNNNNNNNNNNNNNNNNNNNNNNNNNNNNNNNNNNNNNNNNNNNNNNNNNNNNNNNNNNNNNNNNNNNNNNNNNNNNNNNNNNNNNNNNNNNNNNNNNNNNNNNNNNNNNNNNNNNNNNNNNNNNNNNNNNNNNNNNNNNNNNNNNNNNNNNNNNNNNNNNNNNNNNNNNNNNNNNNNNNNNNNNNNNNNNNNNNNNNNNNNNNNNNNNNNNNNNNNNNNNNNNNNNNNNNNNNNNNNNNNNNNNNNNNNNNNNNNNNNNNNNNNNNNNNNNNNNNNNNNNNNNNNNNNNNNNNNNNNNNNNNNNNNNNNNNNNNNNNNNNNNNNNNNNNNNNNNNNNNNNNNNNNNNNNNNNNNTAGTTCCATTGGCGAAGCAGTCTGAAATACAAGGATATGCAAGCCAATAAGAGGGTTCTAGCATCGTTACTTTTGCATGCAACAGGTGTGTGGAAGACCAATGTCTGCAGGACTTGCAGGTTTAACCACTTGACTGCCTCAAATGGACAACAGACATCCAGTTTGATTAATGCAAAGAGGATTCTAATCTTCATGCAACTGCGCAGACAGTTAACCTTGCTAAAAGGTATGTTAAATTGTCCAAGGGTTTCAGTCCATTCGTGCAACGCTAGCATTGACTAGTTCCCTTGGTAAAAGTAGTTACTGAAACAGGTAGCAAGAGTATGAATCAAGCTCCaccaaaattaaaatcaaaatggTGGCAGCTTTCTGAAGTAATTCAATGCCTAGCCACCCTCGCAGAGCAGACCTGCTTTGTGAACAATGGAAACCCTCGTGGCTAACATCACCAACCGTTCATCTTACAAAGACTCTGTAAGAGAGCAATTCTCCAGCACTGGAAGATTTTATACACAAAGTAGTTAGTTACCAATCATCTTCGTAGGGAAGCCACAGGACAGAGAGAAGCTAGTCAGCACAAACGTGGTCTCAATATCCTTCAAGGTCAAGTCCAGCCTGCTCCTGATCTCCGAAGATTTGATCACCTGCAGAGACAATACATCAGGTCAGTATTGTGGTCAACCCAAACAGCTACATAACACATCACATGAGATCACTTACTTCATATGTGGCATCAATTGCACTGTAAGGCACAGTGATCCAGAAATGTGTCGCATTAGAATTATATTTGTACAGGGCAAGCAAACTTCCACCAAGTTCTCTTGAGCCCACATAAGGAATCCAGTTGCGACCCATGTTGCCATATTTTACCATGACATAGAATGCAGCAACATCACAATAGCCAGTTACTGTAGGTAGGACTGCAAGCAGAAGAGAAACAGGTCAAGGGATGGATGAGAAAAACCACCATTGACAAACAGAACAATGTTTAGTGAACACCAGTAATGAAACCTTGAAGGTCATTGGTTTGAGATTTCCATCGTTACTAACATTTGGCCACGTTTGTTGCCGAATACTGACGAGACACTGCTGAAGTATTACAATAAATAACCGATcacatttaaggaaaaaaaagctGCTTCAAAAAGAAATGATCCCATTTGACCGAGGAGCTGCAAAACAATGGCATGCTAATCATGCATTATTGTAGGCTACTGCATTTGTAGCAGGACTCCCAAAAGTATTTGAACAAACAGTGGCTTGGAAATAGCAGTGTTACAAGTTTAGTTCCCCCAAAAGTTACAGGATACTTGCACTACCCCAAATAGTTTTGAACAGCTGTGAAAGTCTGTACAATTAGGTGGCAAGCTAGATCGttcattcaaaatgtgtttcCCAAAACACTGGAGGAGTCTGAAGTTCCTCAAAAGAATTTAGGGAACTCGGAAGCCAGATTTAAAGAAATGGTTTCAAAGCAATTTGATCAGAGAAGTTTGACCATGAAAAAGTGCACCTTAACACTATGCCACACATCATAGGATCCTTTGGCACAGGTCAAGGTCACCACCACACTTCAAAAATGCAAATCTCTACAAATACCAATGAACTACCCAAGTGATAGGCTTCAAATGGTACAGATCTAAGTCTCAGGTTTTACACAAAAATTAACAGACCACACAATGGAAAGGGTGCCATTAGATTCAATCCATAATTGAAGGCAATGTTAAGAAACACCACAGCTAGCTAATTGTGTCCGCTTCAAGTAGGGTTGCAaacactttgtatttttatttggtagTGCTGTAGTATGTCACATGCATCAAGGAAATCACTTTTTGAACACAGCCAATTACTGTAGATTGGGTTTTGTAAAGTTGCCTAGCAAAGAAATAAAGGACCACCTTGAAGAGCTGCTGGTAAATTAACCTCTACAGCATTTCTACTATTTAGTTTGTGTATAAActtgcaaaacatttaaaaggaatTTATTGCTTACATACATTGATATTAGGATTAATTCTAGGGGGTTTACAATAGTCTGGTAGCTTATGGTTGCAGTTCTTGCTGTATTTTACTGCAGATAGGGGATCTATACCATGTCCTCTTCCCCTTTAAACATCTGTGCTGGGACATTGAATGCGGGGACCAATGATTTTATACATCTCAGAAaggacaaaatgtgaaaactcgTAGCACAACCCGTTTGGCCTTGCAcagatttaccaccttgccagaagcTGGCAACAGTTTCCAAGTTAATAGAATAGCACTGGGATTTCAATATATAAAACCTGAACAGCCACTCTTGATCCCCAGCTCCTCCAGAGCCACAGCATGGGCAACCCTGGCTTCAAGATTAGCAGTGGACACATTCAACAGCCTCCCCTCAAGAGGTATTTGCAGACTTACTGATATCTTTCACAGAGGCTTGCACTTCAGCAGGATAGGTAAAAGGCTTGTTCTCTGGCACAATATTCAGCAAGTAGGTCAGGGGTAGAATATAAGTTCTGGTGTCTGGAGGAGTTACCTGCAAGACAATAACTATGTAAggaggggacacacacacagcctgttaaacctgagaaacaaaaataaaggttaccTCTTTCTTTACATTGGGGTCCACAAATGGCACCTGGAGCGTGTAGGTCTTGGATCCATTGGGAAAGACGTGCTCCTGGATATTATACCCTTTCAGATTGGCTTCTGGCACAGTCAAAGTCTCAAGTCCAAATGTAATGTCGACAAGATCCACATCAGGCAGGAATATCCCCAGGGTCACATTGAACACTCGGTCTTTAGGAACAGTGTCTGAAAGGCACGTTCGGATCAAGTGGAAAAGACAGTCAACAAGCCCAATGTATTTGGTACACCAGTCCTgcaaagacattttaaacacttactgTTTATGACAAAAGGTGGCCTAGGCATCAAAGGAGTGGTTATTGGGTGAAGTATAGTGTGCTTGGTCTTCTCAGTCACATCCTGCCAGGTATGCTCCAGCATTGGAGCAATAGAATAAGAAATCGCATAGGTGTTGTTCAAGACATCACTCTGGAAAGATGAAAGCTAGAATAAGCTTAGATTGAACTTGGTCATTCCAACACATTAGTGAAAAATCTAAGCTTGTACAGACCTTATAATATCCACCATCTGCGCCCACTGGAATTTTAACCGTGATTAGCTCAGGACCCACATCCAGTACATATCTTCTATTACTAACTGTTGCCGGGTCAAGCTTGCGCCCATCAATTCCCATTTGAACACTGAGGCTAGTAAGTGGTGCTGTAGGAACAAGGGGAGGTATGACACGGGGAACTTTCCATGCAATCATCTCCTCTGTGAATGATGTACCATCTGAAAGTGCAAAGAGAAGAGGGCGATGACAAAGCAATACAATTGCAATTCCAAGAGGCCTCCCAGACAAGCCTTCTCACCAGTAGGGCATGCAATTGCAGTGTCCACCATCAAGACCATCCATCTTTGCTTATAGAAGGTAGTTGACCTTAGGACTGCCATTGGTACAGTTTGGATCTgttggacagagagagagagagagagagagagagagagagagagagaatgttccTGATGGGGATGCAAGTATGTTTGAGAAAAGAATAAAAGCAAGACCTGGCCACACTCACTAGCTGAGGCTGAGTTTCTGTTGCATTGTAGGCAGCTCTTAGCATAACTCTGGTTGGGGTAGTGTTTATTCCATAACCACTCAACATGGCCTGAGCAACAGTcatctctttctttttattttgtgccaGATGAAACACTACTTGCCAGATTGCATGGTCAGCAGCAGTTGCCTAGGAGGGAGGGCAGACAATACAGTTAGTCCTAGGTCAGCAGTATTCATTTAAGAAACAGTGTTTAAATTAGGATTACCTCAGGATATATGTTAACCCAGTCAGGCTCATCTTGAGCAACGTTTGGGTCAATAAGTGGTATGCCTCGTCTCACGGAAACCTAAAAAACAAAAGAGGGTAGAGACACAGACCAGGTCATTGCTTAGTTCACACTGTATGGGTTCAATCTAGCTAGTCAGAACTATTTTTCGGAGAATCAAAAGGGAAGTTTTGGCCTTCATGAATGGAACCAACTTCTTTAGCAACAAAGGGTTCAGGGATGATATTGTAGGCCAAGAGTTCTGAGCAATGTACAATTTTATAATTACCTCCATGTAGTTTCTTTCACATAGAATTTCCCTTGCTGCCCATTGAGAATAAACACAAGTCACAGTTTGTGCATAGGAGGAAGCCGAGGACATATCACCATTGGGAGAAACGCGGATTAGTACAGAGAGGCGGTAGGTCTCATCAttcttaaaatgaaaagacaGTGTTAGACTGTATCCCAATTACAACGTACATATATTGGGAACAGAAATTGAACACTTACCGTGTTCACAATAAAGCAGCTCAGCACAGAAGCATGTAACCTGGCATTCCCCAAGAAGTCAACGGTTAAGCTATATCCACACTGTGTTGCCAGCCTTGGAGAGAGATTAAAGGTAGTCCCCTTgacatctacagaaaaaaaaatgacatgtcaatactgtaacaaaacaacTAACACAATCTAAATAAGCCCCCGTTCTATTTGAGCATTTAATGACAGGAACAATGCTACTGGCGATTAattccctcccccctcccccctaaTCAACATTTTGCCAGCTGATTAAATACACACAGAATAGTGATAGACGTGTGTCGTCACCAGGCTCACCAATAATATCGATGCGGAAATGTTTCCCCACAAGAAAAGACTTATCCAGCATAATCATCATCAAGTGTCCCAGACATTCTGTTGTCACAAACCCTGCAAAACACACCGATCTTTAAAGACGAGCAGCAAATAGAGAACAGTAATCTACTTGCGTCAAGTTAAAAAGGCCTACCTGGGGGCGGGTTTTGGGTCCTAACTTCAGTGGCTAGCACCGCTAACAGCAGTGTTATTCTGCATAGCAAGCAAAGAAGCAAAAGtgagaagaaagaaaataagttaataaaaacacaacaagagAAACGAGAAACACTCACCCAAATCCAAGACGTATCATCATTGAATAGAAGCCAGGCACAGTCTCACTAAATTAACGGTGCCAAAACCCAGCTAAAATGCCAAAGCACAAGCAGTCCACCCTTTAGCTTGACGTGGTCCTTAGAGATGGGCTTATAAAAGCAGAAAGGCTCACGATGCAGACGAGATACATACCACTAATTAACTAATTAGCGAGCGAGCGCACATCTGTTGCAGAGTGCAAATAAAAATAGTATTCACATTTTCACGCGCGTTGTTAGTTCATCCCAGCCTCTGTAAATCGCGGAGCTGCTTAAACTggtcgaaataaataaataaataaacaggcccATTAAAAATCCTTATATATAAAGTCAACTGTTTGTTTTCAGCTCTCCCAAAATAATCACTTGTCTCGATGTCACACTTGTACTTGTATTTAGAGAACCGCTCAGCCTGTAAGCTACTGTAATTTGAACTTGCCTGcatcaatttaaacaaatacGATGAGTACTCTTAAACAACAACTTTATATCTGAGTACAAGTAAACACCTTTATCTGTGGTCAGTAATTAAACACATCACAGCAGATCATACTCAGTCTGCAAAACCCACGTTACATGGAATACGGTGTTCTCAGCTTTGAtcaatgtagtaatgtgaatgtgtaagtatataatgcagttca includes these proteins:
- the LOC121298414 gene encoding uncharacterized protein LOC121298414, yielding MMIMLDKSFLVGKHFRIDIIDVKGTTFNLSPRLATQCGYSLTVDFLGNARLHASVLSCFIVNTNDETYRLSVLIRVSPNGDMSSASSYAQTVTCVYSQWAAREILCERNYMEVSVRRGIPLIDPNVAQDEPDWVNIYPEATAADHAIWQVVFHLAQNKKKEMTVAQAMLSGYGINTTPTRVMLRAAYNATETQPQLIQTVPMAVLRSTTFYKQRWMVLMVDTAIACPTDGTSFTEEMIAWKVPRVIPPLVPTAPLTSLSVQMGIDGRKLDPATVSNRRYVLDVGPELITVKIPVGADGGYYKSDVLNNTYAISYSIAPMLEHTWQDVTEKTKHTILHPITTPLMPRPPFVINNTVPKDRVFNVTLGIFLPDVDLVDITFGLETLTVPEANLKGYNIQEHVFPNGSKTYTLQVPFVDPNVKKEVTPPDTRTYILPLTYLLNIVPENKPFTYPAEVQASVKDIILPTVTGYCDVAAFYVMVKYGNMGRNWIPYVGSRELGGSLLALYKYNSNATHFWITVPYSAIDATYEVIKSSEIRSRLDLTLKDIETTFVLTSFSLSCGFPTKMIGN